A stretch of Paenibacillus mucilaginosus 3016 DNA encodes these proteins:
- a CDS encoding Gfo/Idh/MocA family protein produces the protein MRKRQQIGVIGAASILPRVLLEPVREIGHLQVLGIASRTRSKAQRVADEYGIPLVFDSYEELLACREIDWVYILLSNHLHAEWTVKAVEAGKHVLVEKPLCLHSAEMNAIRDAVQKHGVHVFEGLMVQHHPWQAAVKELIDGGTYGRLLEIATRISYLPRAGFETSYRSFPELGGGAFQDLGCYWLQFLQAAVGLDAESCTGRSSFGGPNGCDWTFEAELRYPGGLKASAVTSFEMPYKAGHTLIFEEAVVAVDDFFRPNLGFRMGLKVKERRTGETSKRFWEEQSYYAGQLLFFSDVIEGVREPVSLDATAARIAAGERIYRSAAAGGASLIRYPQLEVNWEW, from the coding sequence ATGAGAAAAAGACAGCAGATCGGCGTCATCGGAGCGGCGTCTATTCTGCCCCGGGTGCTGCTGGAGCCGGTCAGGGAGATCGGTCACCTTCAGGTACTGGGGATCGCCTCCCGGACACGGAGCAAGGCACAGCGGGTGGCGGACGAATACGGCATCCCGCTCGTGTTCGACAGCTATGAGGAGCTGCTGGCTTGCCGTGAGATCGACTGGGTGTATATCCTCCTGAGCAATCACCTGCATGCGGAGTGGACGGTCAAGGCGGTGGAAGCAGGCAAGCATGTGCTGGTCGAGAAGCCGCTGTGCCTGCATTCGGCCGAGATGAACGCAATCCGGGATGCGGTTCAGAAGCATGGGGTGCACGTATTCGAAGGCCTCATGGTGCAGCACCACCCGTGGCAGGCGGCCGTCAAGGAGCTGATCGACGGGGGGACGTACGGCCGGCTTCTGGAGATCGCGACGAGGATCTCGTATCTGCCCCGGGCGGGCTTCGAGACGAGCTACCGCAGCTTCCCGGAGCTGGGCGGCGGGGCCTTCCAGGACCTCGGCTGCTACTGGCTGCAGTTCCTGCAGGCCGCTGTGGGGCTGGACGCAGAATCCTGCACCGGCCGTTCTTCCTTCGGAGGGCCGAACGGATGCGATTGGACCTTCGAGGCGGAGCTGCGCTATCCCGGCGGGCTGAAGGCTTCGGCCGTCACTTCCTTCGAGATGCCTTACAAGGCGGGCCATACTTTGATTTTCGAAGAGGCTGTCGTGGCTGTGGACGATTTCTTCCGGCCCAATCTCGGCTTCCGGATGGGACTGAAGGTCAAAGAACGGAGAACAGGGGAGACGTCGAAGCGGTTTTGGGAGGAACAGAGCTATTACGCCGGCCAGCTGCTCTTCTTCAGCGATGTGATTGAGGGAGTGAGGGAGCCTGTGAGTCTTGATGCGACTGCCGCCCGGATTGCGGCCGGGGAGCGGATTTATCGGTCTGCAGCCGCGGGGGGGGCGTCACTGATTCGCTACCCGCAGCTAGAGGTTAACTGGGAGTGGTGA
- a CDS encoding radical SAM protein — protein sequence MQPSSSVTLDQESFELMKRTMKKMAVPFRERTRNPLYKTPVPESIGIKLTNRCNLRCAHCFQWNEDGYHQNMDKEEQNKDIDIEVIERILAETHVTQSRLYLWGGEPMIHRQFDRILELLAEDPREMTICTNGLLMDRYMDGILKISPHLELLVAVEGLEAEHDFIRGKGTFHKTMRQIERLVELREQGIYKGRISVHSMISDSMIPKLYELLEYFESLKLDLVILCFPWYISKETSLEMDSYFAEKFSWLRKLEEQHIASWHAFKYQMSAERVHELVGELTRINERVWNIRVRYQPGLDYDEIQQFVRGEAMTSRCATTCLALSTRVDVGPTGDVTACKFFSEFTVGNLKERSLMDIWESQDYERIREIINVQGLTPACSKCSVLYLHGI from the coding sequence ATGCAGCCAAGCAGCAGTGTGACTCTCGATCAGGAGTCCTTCGAGCTCATGAAGCGCACGATGAAGAAGATGGCGGTGCCTTTTCGCGAGAGAACCAGGAACCCGCTGTACAAGACCCCGGTCCCCGAATCGATCGGCATCAAGCTGACGAACCGGTGCAACCTGCGCTGCGCCCACTGCTTCCAGTGGAACGAGGACGGTTATCACCAGAATATGGACAAGGAAGAACAGAACAAGGACATCGACATCGAAGTGATCGAGCGGATTCTCGCCGAGACCCATGTAACCCAGTCCCGGCTCTATCTCTGGGGCGGGGAGCCGATGATCCACCGGCAGTTCGACCGGATCCTCGAGCTCCTCGCCGAAGACCCGCGGGAGATGACGATCTGCACGAACGGCCTGCTTATGGACCGGTATATGGACGGCATCCTCAAGATCTCCCCGCACCTGGAGCTGCTTGTGGCCGTGGAAGGGCTCGAAGCCGAGCATGACTTCATCCGGGGGAAGGGCACGTTCCACAAGACGATGAGACAGATCGAACGGCTCGTGGAGCTGCGGGAGCAGGGGATCTACAAAGGAAGAATCTCCGTGCACTCCATGATCAGCGACAGCATGATCCCAAAGCTTTACGAGCTGCTGGAGTATTTTGAGAGTCTGAAGCTCGATCTCGTGATTCTCTGCTTCCCGTGGTACATCTCCAAGGAAACGTCGCTCGAGATGGACAGCTACTTCGCCGAGAAATTCAGCTGGCTGCGGAAGCTGGAAGAGCAGCATATCGCCTCCTGGCATGCGTTCAAATACCAGATGAGTGCGGAGCGGGTCCATGAGCTGGTGGGGGAGCTGACGCGGATCAATGAGCGGGTATGGAATATCCGGGTCCGCTACCAGCCGGGGCTCGATTATGACGAGATCCAGCAGTTCGTCCGCGGAGAAGCGATGACCTCCCGGTGCGCCACGACCTGTCTTGCTCTCTCCACCAGGGTGGATGTAGGCCCGACGGGGGATGTGACCGCCTGCAAGTTCTTCAGCGAATTCACTGTGGGCAATCTCAAGGAGCGGAGTCTGATGGACATCTGGGAATCGCAGGACTACGAGCGCATCCGCGAGATCATCAATGTGCAAGGCCTGACCCCGGCCTGCTCGAAGTGCAGTGTGCTGTACCTGCACGGGATTTGA